One Paenibacillus riograndensis SBR5 DNA segment encodes these proteins:
- a CDS encoding carbohydrate ABC transporter permease: MGVLQPAAQEKTGKIKNNRTSDAVMEFVMYVIAAVFLLILIYPLFFIVIASFSDPSAVAGGQVWLFPKGFTLDGYKELLRHDNIWTGYLNTILYTVVGTVIGLAVNISAAYALSRKDLTGRKYISLYFIFTMFFNGGLIPTFLTIRDFQLYDTFLVMVLPFSVGVYNIIVARTFFQTSIPGDLWEAAQIDGCGNLRYFARVVLPLSKAIVAVLGLWIAVGYWNSYFNALIYLKNPDMYPLQLILRNILITNQMQSGMGTGEAAQIALRLANMMRYSVIIVATVPIMCVYPFVQKYFNQGVMIGAVKE; this comes from the coding sequence ATGGGAGTACTACAGCCTGCGGCTCAAGAGAAAACAGGAAAAATAAAAAATAACCGCACCTCGGATGCGGTTATGGAGTTCGTTATGTATGTTATTGCAGCGGTGTTTCTGCTGATTCTGATCTATCCGCTGTTTTTTATTGTCATCGCTTCGTTCAGTGATCCGTCTGCTGTAGCGGGAGGACAGGTCTGGCTGTTCCCCAAGGGCTTTACCCTCGACGGCTACAAAGAGCTGCTGCGCCATGACAACATCTGGACCGGTTACCTCAATACCATTCTGTACACGGTCGTCGGAACGGTGATCGGTCTGGCCGTAAACATCTCGGCAGCCTATGCGCTGTCCCGCAAAGACCTGACAGGCCGCAAGTATATCTCGCTGTATTTCATCTTCACGATGTTTTTTAACGGCGGGCTGATTCCCACCTTCCTGACGATCCGCGACTTCCAGCTGTATGACACCTTCCTGGTGATGGTGCTGCCCTTCTCCGTGGGGGTCTACAACATTATTGTCGCCCGGACTTTTTTTCAGACGAGTATTCCCGGGGATTTATGGGAGGCGGCTCAGATCGACGGCTGCGGCAACCTCCGCTACTTTGCCCGGGTTGTGCTGCCGCTGTCCAAAGCAATTGTTGCCGTGCTTGGCTTATGGATTGCCGTCGGATACTGGAACTCGTATTTCAACGCCTTGATCTACCTGAAGAACCCGGACATGTATCCGCTGCAGCTGATCCTCCGCAATATTCTGATTACCAATCAGATGCAGTCCGGCATGGGAACGGGCGAAGCGGCGCAAATCGCACTGCGGCTGGCGAATATGATGCGCTACTCCGTCATTATTGTGGCTACAGTGCCGATCATGTGTGTATATCCTTTTGTGCAGAAATACTTTAATCAGGGCGTGATGATCGGCGCGGTAAAGGAATAG
- a CDS encoding ABC transporter permease, translating into MKSGHRRPGRTWGQIKRNWGLYALLFPAAVLTLLFAYKPMYGVLIAFKDYSPALGITDSPWAGFKYFEKFFHSYQFSSTIKNTLIISVYSLITFPIPVMLALMVNQMRPNRFRRFFQTVSYMPHFISTVVMVGLMMILLSPSTGLVGNLYSLFGKEAPDLMGSAGWFSSVYVWSDVWQHVGWDSIIFIAALSAVDPSLYEAATVDGASRWHKVRYIDIPMLMPTAITLLILRVGGLLGVGFEKVYLMQNDLNATSSEILSTYVYKIGLLSSQYSFSSAINLFNTVINFILLIMVNQISKKLSENSLW; encoded by the coding sequence ATGAAATCCGGTCATCGCCGTCCAGGTCGGACCTGGGGACAGATCAAACGGAACTGGGGGCTGTATGCGCTGCTTTTTCCTGCGGCGGTTCTCACGTTATTATTCGCGTATAAGCCGATGTACGGGGTGCTTATTGCCTTCAAGGATTATAGTCCGGCGCTCGGAATCACGGACAGCCCTTGGGCGGGCTTCAAGTATTTCGAGAAGTTTTTTCATTCCTATCAATTCTCGTCCACGATCAAGAATACGCTGATCATTAGCGTGTACAGTCTGATTACTTTCCCGATTCCGGTCATGCTGGCGCTGATGGTCAATCAGATGCGCCCGAACCGGTTCAGACGTTTTTTTCAGACCGTATCGTATATGCCGCATTTCATTTCCACAGTGGTTATGGTCGGCCTGATGATGATACTGCTCTCCCCAAGTACCGGCCTTGTCGGCAATCTGTACAGTCTGTTCGGCAAAGAAGCTCCCGATCTCATGGGTTCAGCCGGGTGGTTCAGCAGCGTGTATGTCTGGTCCGATGTGTGGCAGCATGTCGGCTGGGACAGCATTATCTTCATCGCGGCGCTGTCGGCGGTGGACCCGAGCCTGTATGAGGCTGCTACTGTGGACGGGGCCAGCCGCTGGCACAAGGTCCGCTACATCGATATTCCGATGCTGATGCCGACCGCCATCACCCTGCTGATCCTGCGCGTCGGCGGCCTGCTGGGCGTCGGCTTCGAGAAGGTCTATCTGATGCAGAATGACCTGAACGCCACCTCAAGCGAAATTCTGTCCACCTATGTCTACAAAATCGGGCTGCTCAGCAGCCAGTACAGCTTCTCCTCAGCCATCAACCTGTTCAATACAGTCATTAATTTCATCCTGCTCATTATGGTCAACCAGATTTCCAAAAAACTCAGCGAAAACAGCTTGTGGTAG
- a CDS encoding AraC family transcriptional regulator, with protein MNSANHTLKGESFFENNLLLYVNRATETYQLPLHSHDFIELAFVAEGKGFHYIEQEVQHAFKGQLYFIPVGVSHVFRPSSPASLKEPLVVYNCLFTPGLLEGLTPVIPDPAIAGYVAQIQNHQVSPFTVTDLHGSIESLFLSLHREYNLPQTGSGTYLLSLFIQLVVTLYRFKHDELQFPVNKQTRFLHVLRYIQQEYARDITLSHLARAFDWSERHLQRLFQAHTGQTFHHFLQNVRIQKSCGLLARQPNTPIALIAEQVGYRDTKTFSLVFKRIIGKTPGGYRQEAESATAAAPGGISSNSNGTRNVNSKSQ; from the coding sequence GTGAACTCTGCAAACCATACGCTGAAAGGCGAAAGCTTTTTTGAAAATAATCTGCTGCTGTATGTGAACCGTGCTACGGAGACTTATCAGCTTCCGCTTCATTCCCATGATTTCATCGAGCTGGCCTTCGTTGCGGAAGGCAAGGGGTTCCACTATATTGAACAGGAGGTTCAACATGCCTTCAAAGGACAGTTGTATTTCATTCCCGTCGGCGTCTCCCATGTCTTCCGGCCGTCGTCGCCCGCTTCCCTTAAAGAACCGCTTGTGGTCTACAATTGCTTATTTACCCCCGGGCTGCTGGAAGGATTGACTCCGGTTATTCCGGACCCGGCGATTGCCGGATACGTGGCACAGATCCAAAACCACCAGGTTTCTCCGTTCACAGTCACCGACCTTCATGGTTCCATCGAGAGCCTTTTTCTCTCGCTGCACCGGGAGTACAATCTGCCGCAGACCGGCTCCGGCACCTATTTATTGTCCCTGTTCATTCAACTGGTGGTCACCCTCTACCGCTTCAAGCATGATGAGCTTCAGTTTCCGGTCAACAAGCAAACGCGATTCCTGCATGTTCTCCGCTATATCCAGCAGGAGTATGCCCGGGATATCACCCTGTCCCATCTTGCCCGGGCCTTTGACTGGAGCGAACGTCATTTGCAGCGGTTGTTCCAGGCGCACACCGGCCAGACCTTTCACCATTTCCTGCAAAATGTCCGGATTCAAAAAAGCTGCGGGCTGCTGGCCCGGCAACCAAATACCCCCATAGCGCTCATTGCCGAGCAGGTGGGGTACCGTGATACCAAAACCTTCAGCCTGGTCTTCAAACGGATTATCGGCAAAACCCCCGGCGGGTACCGGCAAGAGGCGGAATCCGCTACGGCGGCGGCACCGGGCGGGATCAGCAGCAATAGTAACGGTACTAGAAATGTTAACAGCAAATCGCAATAG
- a CDS encoding GNAT family N-acetyltransferase — MHNVVHDKDNKRFLIRDQDSIAAEMTYVTSTASLYIIDHTFVNTAYRGQGLGDLLVEAMVEYARENGIKILPLCPFAKGRFQQRAEFGDVLHQ; from the coding sequence ATGCACAATGTAGTTCACGATAAAGACAACAAGCGGTTTCTGATCCGGGATCAGGACTCCATCGCTGCTGAAATGACTTATGTAACCTCAACAGCCAGCCTTTATATTATCGATCATACCTTCGTAAACACCGCTTACCGCGGACAGGGGCTTGGAGACCTGCTTGTTGAAGCGATGGTGGAATACGCAAGGGAGAATGGGATCAAGATTTTGCCCTTATGCCCTTTTGCCAAAGGCAGATTCCAGCAGCGTGCCGAATTTGGAGATGTCCTCCATCAATAA
- a CDS encoding response regulator, translating to MNVLLVDDDYYVVAALQKKMDWTALGIETVYTANNVAQAREIVENHSVQILISDIEMPQGSGLSLLAWIRDNDYPIQTILLTNYADFNYAQKAIELQSFEYFLKPIEFDKLMLIIQKAVARAKEQQHNEKAIQEGYYWQKNQAKNLEHFWRRMVSGSSSSPIRPSAITYAIKEQNLAYHMDDTLQPLLFNVFPFNGSMGKEEKDLFDFALLNILYELFRHPGFGIESILEIKDYHWIAILKWNEIPDTGTLEEICASLIQKTNPYLKCDVCCNIGLHGELGGIGTVLQSLTRMDEEITRCRNHTYTVEMYQKQSKAAYIPPDLAHLEELLNRNRLAAFLEEVSRYLKGLLVNRTVDTSILSLFRLDIVQLVYSFLKMKGIQVHKLYSGKVNDRLQLHSLTSIEDMEEYLEYLVNTAMKYRDLTAQPKSVAEEIKQYIHAHYGDELTRNDLAEIVYLNPDYLARLFKKETGVALGSYVIQVRIAAAKQLLETTRLSVYTIANKVGYTNYSYFSKLFKQEVGLSPNEYKKERHDQPASLHNNQNIL from the coding sequence ATGAACGTATTGCTGGTCGATGACGACTATTATGTAGTAGCGGCTCTGCAAAAGAAAATGGACTGGACAGCACTGGGCATCGAAACCGTATATACGGCCAACAATGTCGCCCAAGCCCGGGAAATTGTGGAGAACCACTCCGTGCAGATTCTAATCTCGGATATAGAAATGCCGCAGGGCAGCGGATTATCGCTCCTGGCCTGGATCCGGGACAACGATTATCCGATTCAGACCATTCTCCTGACCAATTATGCCGACTTCAATTACGCGCAAAAAGCCATCGAGCTGCAAAGCTTCGAATATTTTCTCAAGCCGATTGAATTTGACAAGCTGATGCTTATTATCCAAAAAGCGGTTGCGCGCGCCAAGGAGCAGCAGCATAACGAAAAAGCCATCCAAGAAGGCTATTATTGGCAAAAGAACCAGGCGAAAAATCTGGAGCATTTCTGGCGCAGAATGGTGAGCGGAAGCAGCTCTTCCCCCATCAGGCCGTCGGCAATCACCTATGCCATCAAGGAGCAGAATCTCGCCTATCATATGGACGATACCCTTCAGCCGCTGTTGTTCAATGTCTTTCCCTTCAATGGCAGCATGGGCAAGGAAGAGAAGGATCTGTTCGATTTTGCCCTGCTTAACATTCTGTATGAGCTGTTCCGGCATCCCGGCTTCGGGATCGAGAGCATTCTGGAGATTAAGGATTATCACTGGATCGCCATCCTAAAATGGAATGAGATTCCGGATACCGGTACGCTTGAGGAAATCTGCGCCTCCCTGATCCAGAAAACGAACCCTTATCTCAAATGCGATGTCTGCTGCAATATTGGCCTGCACGGCGAACTGGGCGGGATCGGCACGGTCCTGCAAAGCCTGACCCGGATGGATGAAGAAATCACACGCTGCCGAAATCATACTTATACGGTAGAAATGTACCAGAAGCAGAGTAAAGCCGCGTACATCCCCCCGGATCTGGCCCATCTGGAGGAGCTGCTGAACCGGAACAGGCTGGCCGCTTTTCTGGAGGAAGTGAGCCGTTATCTGAAGGGGCTGCTGGTCAACCGGACCGTCGACACCTCCATCCTCAGCCTGTTCCGGCTGGATATTGTGCAGCTCGTCTATTCTTTTCTCAAAATGAAGGGCATTCAGGTCCATAAATTGTACAGTGGCAAGGTGAATGACCGCCTGCAGCTGCATTCCCTGACTTCTATCGAGGACATGGAGGAATACCTGGAATACCTGGTGAACACGGCCATGAAATACCGTGACCTTACCGCGCAGCCCAAATCGGTGGCCGAAGAGATCAAGCAGTACATCCATGCGCATTACGGAGATGAGCTGACGCGGAATGATCTGGCGGAGATCGTCTATCTGAATCCCGATTATCTCGCCCGGCTATTCAAGAAGGAGACCGGCGTGGCCTTGGGCAGCTATGTGATTCAAGTCCGGATCGCCGCCGCCAAGCAATTGCTGGAGACCACCCGGCTGTCTGTGTACACCATTGCGAACAAGGTGGGCTACACCAACTACTCCTACTTCTCCAAGCTGTTCAAGCAAGAAGTGGGCCTGTCGCCCAATGAGTATAAAAAAGAGCGGCACGATCAGCCTGCATCATTACATAACAATCAAAATATATTGTAA
- a CDS encoding (4Fe-4S)-binding protein, with translation MTNDQKLYYGKNITVKFQPEKCIHSGVCVKGLPAVFNVSRRPWVEPDADAAEAIARHIDKCPSGALRYEILDQE, from the coding sequence ATGACAAACGATCAGAAGCTGTATTACGGCAAAAATATCACGGTGAAGTTCCAGCCAGAAAAATGCATTCACTCCGGTGTTTGTGTGAAAGGTTTGCCTGCGGTTTTTAATGTTAGCAGACGTCCTTGGGTTGAGCCCGATGCCGATGCCGCTGAGGCCATTGCCCGGCATATTGACAAATGCCCGAGCGGCGCGCTCCGATACGAGATTCTTGACCAGGAATAA
- a CDS encoding extracellular solute-binding protein codes for MGIHSKSRAAKKWPLLLLSAVMVMGMAGCSGNKEKADAPADTGDFNKEGLPIVNEPVTLKVLTVRWGSMGDTFTQNQWLKDLEKNTNVKIDWQVMSSNDWAEQKSILLASGTLPDVVVGDQTFSDSDIVNNLSYFRPLDEYIDQYMPNLKAAMEETPEMKKISTFPDGKIYSLPTRLPSRPKSSRQPVINKAWLDKLGLKTPDTLDDLYNVMKAFKEKDPNGNGKADEIPYIEVSNDLISPFGITDLNSNNMLVKDGKAVYYPTSEEYKEGLKWENKLYSEGLLDKELFTQDATMISAKFQNPDAPIVGLSYQWTPDAVFGKWSEQYETIPPVAGPDGKRYTIGNPIGMNLARNELLITTSCKNPEVAARWADQFYTNEASIQNFWGAIGTVLKKNDDSTYTLMDPPAGTSADAWYWDQSLRDFGPKYVSPSFEKNIVLSQSSGDGLKLQLDKLGSDYVTTPFPNVMYTSEEFQELPTLTTDIDSYVTTMRAQFITKGGIDEGWDAYVKKLNDMGLEKLLQIRTDAYARYMSVK; via the coding sequence ATGGGTATACACAGCAAAAGCAGAGCAGCCAAGAAATGGCCGCTGCTGCTGCTGTCGGCCGTAATGGTTATGGGAATGGCCGGCTGCAGCGGCAATAAGGAGAAAGCGGACGCTCCGGCGGATACCGGTGATTTCAACAAAGAAGGCCTGCCGATCGTCAACGAACCGGTCACCCTGAAGGTGCTGACTGTGCGTTGGGGAAGCATGGGGGATACCTTCACCCAGAACCAGTGGCTGAAGGACCTGGAGAAGAATACGAATGTCAAAATTGATTGGCAGGTCATGTCCTCCAATGACTGGGCGGAACAGAAGTCCATTCTGCTGGCCAGCGGCACGCTGCCGGATGTGGTAGTGGGCGACCAGACCTTTTCCGATTCCGATATCGTCAACAACTTAAGCTATTTCCGTCCGCTGGATGAGTATATCGATCAATATATGCCGAACCTGAAAGCCGCGATGGAAGAAACGCCGGAGATGAAAAAAATCAGCACCTTCCCCGACGGGAAGATATACTCTCTGCCGACCAGATTGCCTTCACGCCCGAAAAGCTCCCGCCAGCCGGTCATCAACAAGGCCTGGCTCGACAAGCTTGGCCTGAAGACGCCGGACACCTTGGATGATCTGTACAATGTGATGAAGGCCTTCAAGGAAAAAGACCCGAACGGTAACGGCAAGGCAGATGAAATTCCGTATATCGAAGTCAGCAATGACCTCATCAGCCCGTTCGGCATCACTGATCTCAACAGCAACAATATGCTGGTTAAGGACGGTAAAGCTGTATATTACCCTACTTCCGAAGAGTACAAGGAAGGCCTGAAATGGGAAAACAAATTATACAGCGAGGGCCTGCTGGACAAAGAGCTGTTCACCCAGGACGCCACCATGATCTCGGCCAAGTTCCAGAATCCTGACGCGCCGATCGTAGGCCTCTCGTACCAATGGACGCCGGACGCCGTCTTCGGCAAATGGAGCGAGCAGTATGAAACCATTCCGCCTGTGGCCGGGCCGGACGGCAAGCGCTATACCATCGGCAATCCCATCGGGATGAATCTCGCCCGCAACGAGCTGCTGATTACCACCTCCTGCAAAAATCCGGAAGTCGCCGCCCGCTGGGCCGACCAGTTCTATACCAATGAAGCCAGCATCCAAAATTTCTGGGGGGCTATCGGAACGGTGCTCAAAAAGAATGACGACAGCACCTACACGCTGATGGACCCGCCGGCGGGAACGAGTGCGGATGCCTGGTACTGGGACCAGTCGCTGCGTGATTTCGGGCCGAAATATGTCAGCCCGTCCTTTGAGAAGAATATTGTGCTGAGCCAAAGCAGCGGCGACGGATTGAAGCTGCAGCTGGATAAGCTGGGCAGCGATTACGTGACCACGCCGTTCCCTAACGTGATGTACACCTCCGAGGAATTCCAGGAGCTGCCAACCCTGACCACGGACATCGACAGCTATGTGACCACGATGCGTGCCCAGTTTATTACCAAAGGCGGGATTGATGAAGGCTGGGATGCCTATGTGAAGAAGCTGAACGATATGGGCCTGGAAAAGCTGCTCCAAATCCGCACCGACGCTTATGCCCGGTATATGAGCGTAAAATAA
- a CDS encoding DUF2975 domain-containing protein yields the protein MQRGTTLFLKAAVILMGIPVLALCIFAVPAIADFAAELYPDMTFIKYLVFIDLYASAVPFYIALYQAFRLLGYIDRNKAFSELSVRVLKNIKYCAIVISGLYVAGLPLFYLMAEKDDAPGIIVIGLVIIFASLVIAVFAAVLQKLLKEAIELKLENDLTV from the coding sequence ATGCAACGGGGAACAACACTTTTTTTAAAGGCAGCTGTGATTCTTATGGGCATTCCGGTTCTTGCTTTGTGTATATTTGCGGTGCCTGCAATCGCGGATTTTGCAGCCGAATTGTATCCGGATATGACTTTTATTAAATATCTGGTTTTTATCGATTTGTATGCGTCAGCGGTCCCCTTTTACATCGCGCTGTATCAAGCCTTTAGACTGTTAGGCTATATTGACAGAAACAAAGCTTTTTCCGAATTATCTGTGCGGGTCCTTAAGAATATAAAATACTGTGCCATCGTCATCAGCGGCTTGTATGTGGCAGGCCTGCCTCTCTTCTATCTCATGGCGGAGAAGGATGATGCTCCGGGCATCATCGTCATCGGTTTGGTCATCATTTTCGCCTCCCTGGTAATTGCCGTTTTTGCTGCTGTTCTCCAGAAGCTGTTAAAAGAGGCTATCGAACTAAAATTAGAAAATGACTTAACAGTCTGA
- a CDS encoding sensor histidine kinase yields the protein MIKRKAGSKPYPIRHYVRIMILVSFAVLVLDLAISLASISIVKQQSTRYLQDTAKLYIDRINHDFAYINHYMGWTLANDETLNMMNAYEPDSSEFLKSNSNLYKRFSELQKNYGQEYNFFFYLKNQSFFLNCAPISVSYTDYLELKKLIYSYIEDKDVYAEFYSRWTPILVNGKYYIINIVPYYNRYLIGLISADNLIRPLRQINLGANGYASLVDENGTRISSPLSGSGKLVQQEQGWPGLLRSRTTISSEFSNTTFSADMVIQFGAFEKIMIAQLLIMLLFFIVTSTLCAVMLFFNKRVLGPIQNFSENLAHMNEDGQPAGFKSSKIIELEQASDQFKDLMEQVKTFKIAIYEQELEKQRIQLDYMKQQIKPHFFLNCLTSIYSMAQIQMYEEIENMAMSTSKYFRYTFQDGGNFVRLEDEIEHIRIYLEIQRSRYRDAFRHHIVQDETAKDVQIPPLVLQTFIENSVKYAISRDPEVQISLTVTRRESEEEQVTVIQISDNGPGFAPEVLEKLVRGQPLDQSKGTHIGIMNTLKRLEYLYYKKAAVHFSNIEGGGASVIITLPDLPATST from the coding sequence ATGATCAAACGAAAAGCAGGCAGCAAACCGTATCCCATCCGCCATTATGTACGAATCATGATCCTGGTCTCGTTCGCCGTACTGGTGCTGGACCTTGCCATCAGCCTGGCCTCCATTTCCATTGTGAAGCAGCAGTCCACACGGTATTTGCAGGATACAGCCAAGCTGTACATCGACCGCATCAACCATGATTTTGCCTATATTAATCATTATATGGGCTGGACGCTGGCGAACGATGAAACCCTGAATATGATGAATGCCTATGAACCGGACAGCAGCGAGTTCCTGAAATCGAACAGTAATCTGTACAAACGGTTTTCCGAGCTGCAGAAGAATTACGGGCAGGAATACAACTTCTTTTTTTATTTGAAAAATCAGTCTTTCTTTCTGAACTGCGCACCGATCAGCGTCAGCTATACGGATTATCTGGAGCTGAAGAAGCTGATCTATTCCTATATAGAAGATAAGGATGTGTATGCGGAGTTTTATTCCCGGTGGACACCTATCCTGGTCAACGGAAAATACTATATTATCAACATCGTCCCGTATTACAACCGCTATCTGATCGGTCTGATCTCCGCCGACAATCTGATCCGCCCTTTGCGGCAGATTAACCTGGGGGCCAACGGCTATGCCTCCCTTGTGGATGAGAACGGCACCCGCATTTCAAGTCCCCTATCGGGCAGCGGGAAGCTGGTGCAGCAGGAGCAGGGCTGGCCGGGCCTGCTCCGGTCCCGCACGACGATCAGCAGTGAATTTTCCAATACTACATTCAGCGCGGACATGGTCATTCAATTCGGAGCCTTCGAGAAAATCATGATCGCCCAATTGCTGATTATGCTCCTGTTCTTCATCGTGACCTCCACCCTCTGCGCCGTAATGCTATTCTTCAATAAAAGAGTGCTGGGTCCGATCCAGAACTTCTCGGAGAATCTGGCGCACATGAATGAGGACGGTCAGCCCGCCGGCTTCAAAAGCAGTAAAATCATCGAGCTGGAGCAGGCAAGCGACCAGTTCAAGGACCTGATGGAGCAGGTCAAAACCTTCAAAATCGCCATCTATGAGCAGGAGCTGGAAAAACAGCGCATTCAGCTGGACTATATGAAGCAGCAGATCAAACCTCATTTTTTCCTGAACTGCCTGACCAGCATCTACAGTATGGCCCAGATCCAAATGTACGAAGAAATCGAGAATATGGCCATGTCGACCTCGAAATACTTCCGCTATACGTTTCAGGACGGCGGGAACTTTGTCCGGCTGGAGGATGAGATCGAGCATATCCGCATTTATCTTGAAATCCAGCGCAGCCGGTACCGGGATGCCTTCAGACATCATATCGTGCAGGACGAAACAGCGAAAGATGTGCAGATCCCCCCGCTGGTGCTGCAGACCTTTATTGAGAACTCCGTCAAATATGCAATTTCCCGGGACCCTGAAGTCCAGATCAGCCTGACGGTTACCCGGCGTGAATCCGAAGAGGAACAGGTGACGGTGATTCAGATCTCGGACAACGGACCCGGCTTTGCCCCCGAGGTACTTGAGAAGCTGGTGCGGGGCCAGCCCCTGGATCAGAGCAAAGGAACGCACATCGGCATTATGAATACGCTTAAACGGCTGGAATACCTGTATTATAAAAAAGCGGCGGTTCACTTCTCCAATATAGAGGGCGGCGGCGCTTCTGTCATCATAACCCTTCCGGATCTTCCGGCTACTTCAACATGA